From the Deinococcus humi genome, the window CCGGTACGACCTGGTGCGGCATCTGGCGCAGGGCGAACGCTGCGTCTGCGACCTGGAAGCGCTGCTGGCGCTGCCCCAGTCCAAGGTGTCCTACCACCTGGGCATCCTGCGGGAAGTTGGGCTGGTCCGCTCCGAGCAGCGCGGAAAAAACATCTATTACACCCTTCAACACGCACCGCTCTTTCATCTGGGGGGCACCCTGCTCAACGAGATCTTTACTGATAGCCCCGCCTTGGTGCATCAAAGCAATTCGATATGCTAGAGCCATGCCCAGCCCACCCCGCGTCCTGATCCTGTGCACCCACAACTCCGCCCGCAGCCAGATGGCCGAAGCCCTGACCCGCCAAGCGGCTCAAAGGCTCGGTGTGGCTCTGGAGGTTCACTCCGCGGGCACGGAAGCCACCCGGGTCAAGGACGAGGCGAAGACCGTCATGGCTGAGATCGGACTGGACCTCGACGGTCACACCAGCAAGACCCTCTGGGACGTCCCTGACGCCCAGAACTTCGACTACGTCGTGACGGTCTGCGACAGCGCGGCCGAAGCCTGCCCGGTCTACCCCGGCAAGACCGAGCGCCGTCACTACCCGTTCGTCGACCCGAGCGGCGGGAGCCTCGACCGCTGGCGCGAAGTGCGGGACCAGCTGAAGATCCGATTTGATGCTTTCGTGCAGGCCCTGGGGGACGGCCGCGACGTGCCCCCCACCTATATCGACAGCCCCGCCGTGAGCGCCCAGTAGCCCCATGCTGCTCGCTTCCCTGATTTTCCTGCTGACTCTTGTCCTCGTGATCTGGCAGCCCAAACTGAAATGGCAGCTGGGCGGTCTCGGCATCGGCTGGAGCGCCACTTTCGGCGCCCTGCTGGCCCTGCTCACCGGCGTCGTTAGCCTCGCCGACATCCCCGTGGTCTGGGACATCATCTGGAACGCCACGATCACTTTCGTCGCGCTGATCATCATCAGCCTGATCCTCGACGAGGCCGGCTTCT encodes:
- a CDS encoding ArsR/SmtB family transcription factor, producing the protein MTVQTAPSVLDQLKALSHEIRYDLVRHLAQGERCVCDLEALLALPQSKVSYHLGILREVGLVRSEQRGKNIYYTLQHAPLFHLGGTLLNEIFTDSPALVHQSNSIC
- a CDS encoding arsenate reductase ArsC, with product MPSPPRVLILCTHNSARSQMAEALTRQAAQRLGVALEVHSAGTEATRVKDEAKTVMAEIGLDLDGHTSKTLWDVPDAQNFDYVVTVCDSAAEACPVYPGKTERRHYPFVDPSGGSLDRWREVRDQLKIRFDAFVQALGDGRDVPPTYIDSPAVSAQ